In one Vulgatibacter incomptus genomic region, the following are encoded:
- a CDS encoding inorganic diphosphatase, which translates to MAYHPWHDVELPENLEDPIPAIIEIPMGSKVKYELDKVSGLLMVDRILFSAVYYPANYGFVPRTYCDDGDPLDVLVFCQEPIASLAMMRAKVIGVMKMRDEKGEDDKLIAVHADDPEYASYSDLWQLPPHRLREIKRFFEDYKALERKTVVVSDPLGRREALAVLRDGIDLYNKNRPELIANYQAGPPSAPVTSKPIMPSVEAVEPAPAEKPVKRQRKAPAKAAAEAPPAPKAKRSRKK; encoded by the coding sequence GTGGCGTACCACCCCTGGCACGACGTCGAGCTGCCGGAAAACCTCGAAGACCCGATCCCGGCCATCATCGAGATCCCGATGGGATCCAAGGTGAAGTACGAGCTGGACAAGGTCTCCGGTCTCCTCATGGTCGACCGGATCCTCTTCTCGGCGGTCTACTACCCGGCCAACTACGGCTTCGTGCCGCGCACCTACTGCGATGACGGCGATCCCCTCGACGTCCTCGTGTTCTGCCAGGAGCCGATCGCCAGCCTCGCGATGATGCGCGCCAAGGTCATCGGCGTGATGAAGATGCGGGACGAGAAGGGCGAGGACGACAAGCTCATCGCCGTCCACGCGGACGATCCCGAGTACGCCTCCTACTCGGATCTTTGGCAGCTCCCGCCGCACCGCCTCCGCGAGATCAAGCGCTTCTTCGAGGACTACAAGGCGCTGGAGCGCAAGACCGTGGTGGTCTCCGATCCGCTCGGCAGGCGCGAGGCCCTCGCGGTGCTGCGCGACGGGATCGACCTCTACAACAAGAACCGCCCCGAGCTGATCGCGAACTACCAGGCGGGCCCGCCGAGCGCTCCCGTGACCTCGAAGCCGATCATGCCCTCCGTCGAGGCCGTCGAGCCGGCTCCCGCGGAGAAGCCCGTGAAGCGCCAGCGCAAGGCCCCTGCGA